In Bubalus bubalis isolate 160015118507 breed Murrah chromosome 20, NDDB_SH_1, whole genome shotgun sequence, the sequence CCGGGCTCGGTGCTCACCGCGACTTCCCGCGCAGGGCCCGGCCGGACCAGGACGCGCGTCCTCAGCGGCGCTGGAGGATGCGGCCGCGGTGCCGGGCAGCAACAGCGGGAAGCCGGGTGCCCTGCAGGTAGGAGCTCGCCCACTCGGCGGGCGCGGAAACTTGGGCCGAGTTTGCGGGCGGCGCGTGGGGAAGGGGCGGGTGGCGCTGCCCCAGGGCGCCCCTACCGGCCGGTCCCGGGATGGAGCACGCTGGGCCTGGGCCGAGGTGGCGTGGCTCCTACTTGCCGCGGAGGGGGACCCCGGCGGGCGGGCTGAGGGCAAGGGTCGCGCCGCTGCCCCGACTTTCCCTGGATTTCGAGGCCCCGGGGGCCTGGTAGCGCTCTGGAGCTCGGGTGACCGATCCGGCGCGGGGCTGGCGAAGAGGAGCTAAGGCCGAGCCCTCGGGCCTCCCGCGGGGCCCGGCTCACGTGGACTGCCCGGGCGGAGATGAGGGGGCGGCGGGGGCCTGGCCTGGGGGCGGCTGGCACTGAGACGCCTTGGGGCCCTGGACGCGCCCTGCTGGGACGGGACGGCCCTGCGGTTTCCTCGCTAAGGCTTGACTCACCCTCTGGCCGCAGCCCAGGCTGGCGGGATCGCCCGGAGGCGGTGGCTGCCCGAACTCTGCTGCCGGGCCGCCCCCTGCCCCGGCCCTCCCGCCAGTTTTTAGATGTCGATCCGTGGGGCCCGGTGCGCCGGCCTGCCCGCGTGCACACGTGTGCGGGGCCCCGAGCGAGGGGAGAACGCAGTTCTGGAGGGGAGTGTGTGCAGATACGGGCCAGGCACGTACTTGCAGGCACGGGTTTGCATGGGTGGCGGCCTGTGTATCGGCCTGCTGGGGTGCACGTGCGCCCCAGCGCCGCCGTATAGAGCATGGGGCCGGCCGGAAGCCGCCGGGGTCGGGTGCGGCGGCAGCCCCAAGGCCAGGTCGGTCGGTTGAGGGCCCCAGGCACTGGAGTTCAGGGCGAGGCAGGTAGAGGCCACGGGCGTGGAGCGGATCCCGCCACCCTTCCCCCACCGCTAGAGCCTGGGCTGCCCCTAGATGCGGTTGTAGCGTAGGCAGGGCCCAAAACCTCAGCCGGGGGAGGTGTGAGAACACGGGAAGCGGAGCCGATTCAGCCTCTAAGAGGCGCTGGCCACAGCTGGGCAGGATCGCTCTCTTCTTCCTGGTCTTGCCCAATGTCTATCAGGAGACCCCTTAGGCGTTGGAACTGGGCCAGAGAGCTGTTTGCGCCCCCTGCTGTTTAGGGCAGGGATGGCACGGCGGCGGTGGGCTCCTCTCCTGGGCGCTGCTTGAGAATGGGCCTACCAGCCCAGCTCCAACTTGTCAAGCCGCTGGGTGGCCCCAAGGGTGATGTGGCCCTGCTCCCTGGAGCCCTGCCCTTCTTCAAACAATTGCTTGCCTCTTCGGTTGTGTGAGGGAAGGAGGCACCTACAAGTTGGGCTACCACTTAGCGTGGAGAGGGGCCTTGCCTTGAGGGGTTGTGTGCTGGGCTCTCCACCTCCTAATAGCAGGAGGTCGTGTTACCCCCATACCCTTCATAGCCCTCTGCTGGTTCCCTGGAGCCCTCATCTCTCCCCCAAAGACTTGGGGGGTCCCAAGTGGCCTCACCTTTATTGGATGAGTCCCAGGGGTGTCGCAGGAAGTCCCCAGGGCAAAGGGTACACAATGGGCAGAGCCCAGGAGAGAATGGCTcttgggggctggggctgggtatGGAGAAGGTCCCAAGGAGTGTGTGGGGGAAGTGAGACTAGAGCCTACACTTAATTAACCCAGAGCTCCCCAAGGGCAGGGGtctcaacaccaccaccaccccaccccccccaatcATACGACCACCTCTTGCAAAGCCGCTGTGCACCGGGGTGGGAGGCTTTCCCCTTGGGACGCAGTGCCCTGTTGTAGGGCACTGCCATCGGTATTGTGGCCCCGCTGCCCCTTCCTGTCTTCTTGGGAGCATCCACTGCTTCAGGCTGGTCTGAGGTTAGAGTCTGGCTAGGAGGTGAGACAACTGTCTGAGTGTTGCCTGGCTTCCTTGGTGCACTTAGGCTGGAATAAGGGTGGTCACTGGCTCCCATAATACCCTTGGCTTTTCTTGGCATATTTTCAAAATGTGCCAGTCTAACTCTGAGCCTGTGGGTGTCATTGGTCACCAGCTGAAGGGAGAGAACTGCAGGGGTTGCAGGGGGGTGAGTGGAGGTTGGTCTTGGCTTGGTGACAGAAACCTGTGACACCTGGCCCATGGCCTAATCATAGCAAGATTGAGCTGATACATCCTTCCTAAGCCACCTGAGGGTTTCGGGGAACAGGGCACTGGGGGAGGTAGAAGCAGGTCAGTGTGGTTCTAGCAGACTGGCCTCAGATGAGCTCACCTGGGCCACGGGGTACCTGCTACCTTGCAGGTACCTTGAGGAAATCCGtgttgacctctctgggccttggctgGCCTTGCCTGGGGACCTTAGAGTCTTTCTCTGGCACTCAGTTTTTCCTTCAGTACAAGGGGGCCATTGCCAACTAgcactttgtgacccatggaagCTCCTCCCTGGATATTCACAGCTTCTTTCCTCTCCACCTGCTCCATGGTCCTGTGCTGCCCCCGTGTGCCTTGGGACAACTGCAGCTTGGGGGGGGCTGGGATGGACACAGGCTCTCCTCCTGCACTTTTGTGGGAGCTTCCTGTTGGTGCCACAGCGCCATCTGCTGGACAGTCTTTGCTCTCCTGCTGGGGTTCGTTCTTGGCTGAGGGTGGGGGTTACACCAGAGGTTCCCCTGGGCCACCTCTCCTGGGGACTGCTGCTCTCTAAAACCAAGCCagtcacagagacagaaacagagatcaatggagaaaaacagaaagcccagagataaatccatgcacctatggacaccttatttttgacagaggaggcaagaatatacaatgaagaaaagacagtctctttaacaagtggtgctgggaaaactggtcaaccacttgtaaaagaatgaaactagaacactttctaacaccatacacaaaactaaactcaaaatgcattaaagatctaaatgtaagaccagaaactattaaactcttagaggagaacataggcaaaacactctccgacataaatcacagcaggatcctctatgacccacctcccagaatattggaaataaaagcaaaaataaacaaatgggacctaattaaaattaaaagcttctgcacaacaaaggaaactataagcaaggtgaaaagacagccttcagaatgggagaaaataatagcaaatgaagcaactgacaaagaattaatctcaaaaatatacaagcaactcctgcagctcaattccagaaaaataaacgacccaatcaaaaaatgggccaaagaactaaacagacatttctccaaagaagacatacagatggctaacaaacacatgaaaagatgctcaacatcattcattatcagagaaatgcaaatcaaaaccacaatgaggtaccatttcacgccagtcagaatggctgcgatccaaaagtctacaagcaataaatgctggagagggtgtggagaaaagggaaccctctacactgttggtgggaatgcaaactagtacagccactgtggagaacagtgtggagattccttaaaaaactggaaatagaactgccttagacccagcaatcccactgctgggcatacacaccgaggaaaccagaattgaaagagacacgtgtaccccagtgttcatcgcagcactgtttataatagccaggacatggaagcaacctagatgtccatcagcagatgaatggataagaaagctatggtacatatacacaatggagtattactcattaaaaagaattcatttgaatcagttctaatgaggtggatgaaactggagcctattatacagagtgaagtaagccagaaagaaaaacaccaatacagtatactaacgcatatatatggaatttagaaagatggtaacgatatccctgtatgcaagacagcaaaagagacacagatgtatagaacagtcttttggactctgtgggagagggagaggtggggatgatttgggggaatgtcatggaaacatgtataatataagaaacgaatcgccagtccaggttcgatacaggatccttggggctggtgcactgggatgacctggagggatggtacggggagggagggtgggaggggggttcaggatggggaacacgcgtacgcccgtggtggattcattttgatgtggggcagaaccaatacaatattgtaaagtaattagcctccgattaaaataaataaattttaagaaaagataataataataaaaaaataataataaaaccaagcCAGTATGTGTCCTTCTGGGCCTAGGGACTTGGTTCCAGGTCTGTCTGCCATTTTTTAAGAAGACTGACAGGTCAGAAAGTGAGATCTAGAGTGTCATAGGAAGTCTGGATTTGTAGACAGTGCCTGATTCCACACCTTGGCTGCTGTAGGAATCTGGAAATAACTGTGGCATCTAAGACTTAAGAGCTTGTAGTGGGAAGTAGGAAGCCTGCTTCTCATGCCATCTCTTCTATCAGTGATTGGGATAAACAGGACTCCTCATCTATATACAGATGGAAGCAGGAGCAGGAGGAGTAGCCAAGCAAAGTGACCCCAGGGTCTGAAACTTCAGAAGGGGTCTTGGGAGTCATGTGGAGTAAAGCTGAACTGAAGGGACTCCCGGAGTGGGGGTAGGGGTATAGTAGAGCTGCTGTGTAAGAATTCTTTAAGCCAAGGGTTTTACAGCTTTAGAAATAAAGTTGGCTCctgcatgcattcattcatccataCATGAATGGGTGTACTTAGCATATATGAACCCATACATGAATGGGTGTACTTCGTGTCCATACGTGATTGTACTCAGTGAGCATCTACCAAGTGCCAAGTTCTTAGGCATGGCAGTGAGTCAGTGAGAACAGCAGTTCTCTGCTGCTTGCCTGTGGCCTGTATTTTGACAGCCcctgccttctcttctctctcccaggTCAGCGTTTGAGTAGCTGGGGCCCTGGAGGGCTTGAAGCCTTCACAGTGATGGCAGAGAAGCGGCCACTGGGGACCCTGGGGCCTGTGATGTATGGGAAGCTGCCCCGCCTAGAGGCAGACTTAGGGCCTGGCCACAGCCTGCCCCCCTCTGCTGGTAACCAGGACCCCTGCGGCTACAAGGGCGCCTACTTCTCCTGCCCCATGGGGGCTCCTCCTAAGACAGGTTCTGAGCGATTGGCACCTTGGACCCCATACCCACCCTTGTACCCTACCAGCATGCCAGGACCACCACTCCGAGCAAACAATCTTCTGACCAGCTGCCTGCTCTACCGCCCGTCCACAGAAAGCTCTGAGAAGGTGCAGGACTCTGGCCCTGTCGAGCTCCTGCCCTTTGGTCCCCAGTCTCACTCCTACCCAGGTCCCCCACTGGCAGCACCCAAACCTGTCTACCGTAGCCCCCTGTGTTACGGGCTCTCGACTTGCCTGGGAGAGGGGGCACCAAAGAAGCCTCTGGATGTTGACTGGACGCTGGTGACAGGATCGTTGTTACCACCAGTGGACCCATCTTGTTCTctgcccccagcctctggcaaggGCCAGTTCCTGGATGGCACCTTTTTGCGTGGGGTGCCAGCTGGGGCATCTGACAAAGACTCCTCGGTGAGCTTCTCCCCCTGCCAGGCCTTCTTGGAGAAGTACCGGGCCCTCCATGGCACAGGCTTCCTGGCCTCAAAGTATGCGAGTCCTTTCTCTGGGGACCCCAAGCAGGCATTGTCTGAGGGCCCCCCGAGTCCTTGGACCCAGCTGGCCCAACCCCTAGGACCAGCCTGCCAGGACCCAGTGCCCCCGCACTATCCGCTGCCCCACCCCACACAGCCCGTGCCTTGCCCGCCAGCCTGTCGCCacccagagaagccaggcagctACGGCCCAGTGCTCCCACTGCAGCCACTGGGAGCCCCCAAGGGGGCCGGGTACCCAGCTGGTGGGCTAAACAGCCCCTACCTGAGGCAGCAGGCCATTCAGACACCCTATATGCCCCCGGTGGGGCTGGACACTTACGCCTACCCCTCCGCCCCCCTCCCGGCACCCTCGCCAGGCCTCAAGCTGGAGCCACCTCTCACCCCACGCTGCCCACTGGACTTTGCCCCCCAAACGCTGGGCTTCCCCTATGCCCGGGAGGACCTCTCTCTCTATGGAGCATCCCCAGGACTCGGAGGGACGCCACCTTCCCAGAACAGTGTGCAGGCCTTGCCAAAGCCTGGGGCCTTCCAGCGGGCATGCCAGCCTCTGCCTGCCAGCCGGCCGTGCTCAGAGCCCATGAGGCCTGCAGAAAAGCCCGTGCAGGAAGCCGAGGAGAAGATGTGGCTGCCCAGCTGCAGAAAGGAGCAGCCCCAgcctcagccccagccccagccccagccccggcTTGATGAGCACCCTGGGGCACCCATTGTCATCGGAGATAGTCCAGTTCCGCGCACCCCACCGCCGCTGCCACCCTGTGCCCAGGAGCGCCAGTCTCTGCCACAGAATGAGGGCTCACTGCCCCCCAGCTCTCCACCCATGCCGGTCATCGACAATGTCTTCAGCCTGGCCCCCTACCGTGACTACCTGGATGTGCCAGCACCCGAGGCCCCAGCTGAGCCTGAACCAGCCCCAGCCCCCAACGAGAGCCATAACAGAGACTGTGGAAGGTCCCTGCCTGCCCAGGAAGCCCCCTCCAGTGAGCACCCCTCACTTAAGGAGGAGGTGGCTCTGGACTTGAGTGTGAAGAAGACCACCGCCGAGGCCTCCCCCACCAAGGTCCCTCATCCCATGGGACGTGCCAAGCCCACCGCAGCCGTGGATATGCCGGCCGCAGGAAGCAATGTCTCCAACGTGCCAGGTATGGGGGACACGGTCTCCAATCCACAGGGCCTGCAAAAGGCAGTCACAGAGGCGCCAGAACCACCCGGGGTGCCAGTGACCACAGAGGCCACCCCAAGGACCAACTTCCACAGCTCAGTGGCCTTCATGTTTCGAAAGTTCAAGATCATCCGGCCAGCACCCTTGCCTGCAACTGCGGTCCCCGCCGCGCCCACCTTGGCCCCTGCCCCGGCCCAGCCTgcacccacccccactcctgTGCCCCCTGGACTACAGATGCTCACCCAGCCCTTGCCCATGGCCTGCTTCGGCCTGACACTGCCCAGCCCTCCAGCTGTAGCCATGGCCTCCCCTGCCTCCGCGCCTGCCCCGGCTCCGTCGCCCGCACCAGCTCCGGCTCCGGCTCCTGCTCCAGTTGCTGGCCCCTCCCCAGCTTCTACCCCCACCATGGCCGACTCCTCAGAGCAGCACTTCACAGGACTGCATGCATCCTTGTGTGATGCCATCTCAGGCTCCGTGGCCCACTCCCCACCCGAAAAGCTGCGCGAATGGCTCGCAACGTCTGGGCCCTGGGGCCGGGCGGCGTGGCAGGACTGCCAGGGCGTGCAGGGGCTGCTGGGCAAGCTGCTGTCGCAGCTGCAGAGCTTCGTGTGCACGCAGCAGTGCCCCTTCCCCCACGTGGTGCGGGCCGGGGCCATCTTCGTACCCATCCACCTGGTGAAGGAGCGGCTGTTCCCGCGGCTGCCACCCGCCTCCGTGGACCATGTGCTGCAGGAGCACCGCGTGGAGCTGCGGCCCACCACACTGTCGGAGGAGCGGGCCCTGCGGGAGCGGGCCCTGCACGGCTGCACCTCGCGCATGCTGAAGCTGCTGGCGCTGCGCCAGCTGCCCGACATCTACCCAGACCTGCTGGGCCTGCAGTGGCGGGACTGCGTCCGCCGCCAGCTGGGTGAGCATGGGGCCACCCCCGTAGCCGCCGGAGCTGTGTGAGCGAGTGACAGGTGTGTGGGCTGTGTGAGTGGTCACCGCTGGGGGCTGAGGGATTCCTGGGCCTCTGGGAAGGACTCATGCCTGGTACGGGGGAAAGGCAGGGGCTGGCTTCCTGGGGGGGCCCCCATCCCTCTTCACCCCCAGTGTCAACGAGCACCTTCACAGCCTCCTCTGTAAGCCCCTGAGCATGTCAGCTTGCCAGCTGCTGTGTCCCCAGGGAAACTTGGCCTTCCCTCCCGGATCCCTGCCCCCCTTCTTCCTCCGTTgtgccttttccatctttggtGCAAGTCTCTCCTCTGGTGTTCCTGGGGCTCTGACCAGGCCCTGTGTTCTGTCTGAGGTCATTTCCGCTTGTGTGTGTCCTGCCCCAGCTCCACACTTCTGAGCTCAAGCCCCAAGTCCCCGACTGCTTGCTGGGCTTCTGCACCTGGGGTCTCTCCCGACCCTTAGCTTCACCCAACCCCACTCCTGAGCATCTGCCTGAGCTTGCTTCCCACCCCAGTCTGTCCCGGCTCAGCGAGCAGCACTGTGCTCACCCAGCACTCAGTAGTTCCCCAGTCCTCCCAGGCAGACACTGGAGTTGCCTGTGAGTCGGAGTGCCGTTCTGTGGGTTGCTTTTCCCTGCCACGTGAAGTCTTTGCGTGGTGTGACCTTCCCTGTGTCTCCCCTGTGACCTTCTTGTGTCTTAGGGCGTCTTCTGTATCAGGTCAGGCAGCTGGACCTTGCTCTCAGGAGGGGCTGAGTGCCGCCCAGGTGGACCGTGGCCATCGCACTTGGCCAGGGCTTTGGTGATGGCACCAAGTGGTGTCTGTTGCTGCCTGTCCTGCTTTGGGACATTTGGCATCGAAGGCTGAGGCCCCCTCTGTAGTCTGCCACCCACCTGACCTTCCGTCCTCCAGGCCTCTGGCTCTGTCTCCGCAGAAACTCTTTCCTGTCCCCTTCCCATCCTGGCAGCCTTCCCCTGGACTTCCATCTGGTCCAGGCTCCATAGAGAGGAGACCTGAGGCAACAAGGTATAGATGTGGAGCTTGGGGTCTGAGTGACGAGCATTGCTGACCCCTGAGCACTTGAGAGATTGAGTCATTTGCCCTAATGGGGTGCAAAGAACATGCAAATACAAGTATTCTATTCTTGGATGAGAAGGAATGAAGGTGGGTGGGTGTTGGTGCCTCACTCACAAGCCCCCCAGCCAGTCTTATCTCTACATTTGGGCTCTCTGGGGCCCACAGAGGGGCGGGTCATTTTTCCTGTGCTGCCTGCTGGGCAGTGGGGTCCAGACCGAGTCTATGAAAGTGGGGCCCAGCTTCCTGCCTCAGGCTGCGTTTTGGGGCCCCGTCTCCCCCCTCCCGTATCTTTGTGGAGCTGCTCCTCAGAGGTGTCCTTAGACAGGGCTCCCCTGACAGCCTGCCTTCCAAGCAggagccccctcccacccctcccccggcGCAGTGCTCTCAGCCCAGCCTTGCCTGGGCTCTGGCCCTTGTTCTGGCTCTGGGGGTGATGTGTCAGGGCCCCCTCTGTTCCTCAGTTCCCACAGCTGTTCACTGAGCCTTTAGATCAGACCAGTGGTGTCTGGCCTGTTGCGCCCCTTTCCTCGTCCTTGCTCCCAGACAGGCCCTGGCTGGGGGCCCTCATTAGATAGAGTGCTGGTATCACCTGGGGAGAGGCCCGCCCTTTTGGCTTGACGGGCTTGACAGTCTTGTCTGTGGGCACATGCTGGGTAGGGTCGTGATGTCTGTGACCTTACCAGGGCTGCCCTCACCCGGGACAGCAGAACCACTGGTTTAGCTGGTTTTGGGGGCCCAAAGATGGGACCTGAGGGTGTTCTGGGTCTGCGGCCTGACAGTCTATTCATTTTCCAGGTGACTTTAACACCGAGCCTGGATCAGTGCCGTCTTCAGAATCCACTGTGGCCAGAGAGGAGCCAGGGAGCCTAGACCTGACTTGGAAGTCGGCTGCCCCCAAAGCCAAAAAGCCAGGGAGGAAGCCGCCGACCCCTGGCCCAGAGAAAGCAGAGGCTACCGCTGCGGGGGGGTCCCGAggggcctcccccacccctgctgctggTGCCAGCTTGCCCGGCCCCACGGTGAAGGCACGCTTCCGCAGCCTGCTCGAATCTGCCTGGCTCAATGGCCTGGCACTGCCCACTTGGGGCCACAAGGCCTCGGGACCGGACCGGACCGCACCACGCCCGCAGCTGTTGGGCAGCCAGAGCCACCAGCTGTAGCCTTGGCTCACCACTGCTGTTTGGAGATCTGTGGATCGCTCTAAGCCCCGCTTCTGCCGTTCCAGCTACTGAGGGCCAGGAGCGGACACAGCCTTGCAGTTTTTCCAGCTTTTACCCTGCTCCCCGCCCCTCACCCCAGGCTGGGCTGAGAGCCCCTGAACTTTTAACTTGAGGGTGTTTATCAGAAAGGATATTTCCTGTTAGAGAAAACGTGTGGGCCTTGGAGCACAACAGACTTGGGCTTGAGTCCTGGCTCCTGTTCTGGCTGTGTAACTGGGCGGGCCCCTGCCTCTCTTGTGCCCACGGttctccatttgtaaaatagcACAACACAGCCTACCTCAGAGGGTTGTTGTGGAGTGATGCCCGACACACACCCGTCACGGTTTGCTCTCTGCTTCTTGCCCCAGGACAGGAGACGGGATCTCGGCTGGGGCCTTCCTCCAGAAAGTCTTTGGTGTCATCTTAGAGTGGTCCCTTGTCCAGTGTATGTGGCTCACACACTTTCTAGAGTCATTTACGAGGGAAGCTTAGAGCTGCAGCCCCAGCGTTTGGGGTTTGACCCTAACCCCCCAGTCTGGAGCTCCCTGAGGgagcccctccccctccacagGGGCACAGGGATACAGCCTGGGGCTGGCATCCTTGCCCTGCTGCTTTCACCCCTGGGGGGCCCTGGCCTGTGATGAACTGACCCAGTGACTTCCCTGCGCTGCTGCCGTGACCTGGCGCATTTTCCCCAGAAGTTGTGTGTTTGCAGGAAGCCAAGCAGCTACAGGGACTCAGGGACTCAAAGGGACAGGCTGAGTGACAGCTCAGCCCTGGAAGTCTCCGAAGATGTCAACTAAGTAAGGACTTGGGCCCTCCCCACACCAGGGTCCCAGCAGCCAGGCCTGCTGTGGGTTAGCTCCTTGCAGAGTGCTGAGCTGAGCCAGAGGCTGGCAAGTTGGGCCCCTGGCCTAGTTAAGGTTTGTAATAAGGCTGTGGGCCCTGGAGACAGGccattaaacattaaaaacatttgggttgttttggACCTGAGGCTTGACTTTGTCTTAATGAGGGGAGGCGTATGTGTCACAGGTTGGTTCCATGTGTCATCGCCAGGCCCCTCGCCCTTCATTCACAGTCTGCAGCTCTCTGCTCCCAGCCCACACATGCCGAGGCTCTCCAGTACCCTCTGCCCACTAGCTCTGGCCATGTGGGTCCTGGGGGTTACTAGTCTGTAGCCCACTGCCCAGTGAGAAATGCTGGTCACCAGACACCATCGCATACCCCTCTCCCAGGACCAAGGACATGCCTGCCAAGTTCTAGGTAGGACAGAGCTGTCCCCATCTCACATCTTAGGGACAGCCCCTCTCACATCTTAGCTGGGCTTAGGTTCCCTTCAGACACCTTGCCTCTGTTGGCCTGTATTCCTACAGGTTTGTTCTCAGGGCTGCCGAGGTGCTTCCTAACCATCCATCTGGGCAGGCCAGTCCATGAGAGCTGGTCACACCCACCAGCATCAACCCTGTTACCTGTGGGTTTTCACTGAGCTCAGCTACATTATTGTGTAGACCCGTTGCCTCCTGTAGTCTAACCACACAGGCCTGAGGAGTGCCCTGGCCTTTGATGGGGGAAGG encodes:
- the C20H15orf39 gene encoding uncharacterized protein C15orf39 homolog isoform X2; translated protein: MAEKRPLGTLGPVMYGKLPRLEADLGPGHSLPPSAGNQDPCGYKGAYFSCPMGAPPKTGSERLAPWTPYPPLYPTSMPGPPLRANNLLTSCLLYRPSTESSEKVQDSGPVELLPFGPQSHSYPGPPLAAPKPVYRSPLCYGLSTCLGEGAPKKPLDVDWTLVTGSLLPPVDPSCSLPPASGKGQFLDGTFLRGVPAGASDKDSSVSFSPCQAFLEKYRALHGTGFLASKYASPFSGDPKQALSEGPPSPWTQLAQPLGPACQDPVPPHYPLPHPTQPVPCPPACRHPEKPGSYGPVLPLQPLGAPKGAGYPAGGLNSPYLRQQAIQTPYMPPVGLDTYAYPSAPLPAPSPGLKLEPPLTPRCPLDFAPQTLGFPYAREDLSLYGASPGLGGTPPSQNSVQALPKPGAFQRACQPLPASRPCSEPMRPAEKPVQEAEEKMWLPSCRKEQPQPQPQPQPQPRLDEHPGAPIVIGDSPVPRTPPPLPPCAQERQSLPQNEGSLPPSSPPMPVIDNVFSLAPYRDYLDVPAPEAPAEPEPAPAPNESHNRDCGRSLPAQEAPSSEHPSLKEEVALDLSVKKTTAEASPTKVPHPMGRAKPTAAVDMPAAGSNVSNVPGMGDTVSNPQGLQKAVTEAPEPPGVPVTTEATPRTNFHSSVAFMFRKFKIIRPAPLPATAVPAAPTLAPAPAQPAPTPTPVPPGLQMLTQPLPMACFGLTLPSPPAVAMASPASAPAPAPSPAPAPAPAPAPVAGPSPASTPTMADSSEQHFTGLHASLCDAISGSVAHSPPEKLREWLATSGPWGRAAWQDCQGVQGLLGKLLSQLQSFVCTQQCPFPHVVRAGAIFVPIHLVKERLFPRLPPASVDHVLQEHRVELRPTTLSEERALRERALHGCTSRMLKLLALRQLPDIYPDLLGLQWRDCVRRQLGEHGATPVAAGAV
- the C20H15orf39 gene encoding uncharacterized protein C15orf39 homolog isoform X1, with product MAEKRPLGTLGPVMYGKLPRLEADLGPGHSLPPSAGNQDPCGYKGAYFSCPMGAPPKTGSERLAPWTPYPPLYPTSMPGPPLRANNLLTSCLLYRPSTESSEKVQDSGPVELLPFGPQSHSYPGPPLAAPKPVYRSPLCYGLSTCLGEGAPKKPLDVDWTLVTGSLLPPVDPSCSLPPASGKGQFLDGTFLRGVPAGASDKDSSVSFSPCQAFLEKYRALHGTGFLASKYASPFSGDPKQALSEGPPSPWTQLAQPLGPACQDPVPPHYPLPHPTQPVPCPPACRHPEKPGSYGPVLPLQPLGAPKGAGYPAGGLNSPYLRQQAIQTPYMPPVGLDTYAYPSAPLPAPSPGLKLEPPLTPRCPLDFAPQTLGFPYAREDLSLYGASPGLGGTPPSQNSVQALPKPGAFQRACQPLPASRPCSEPMRPAEKPVQEAEEKMWLPSCRKEQPQPQPQPQPQPRLDEHPGAPIVIGDSPVPRTPPPLPPCAQERQSLPQNEGSLPPSSPPMPVIDNVFSLAPYRDYLDVPAPEAPAEPEPAPAPNESHNRDCGRSLPAQEAPSSEHPSLKEEVALDLSVKKTTAEASPTKVPHPMGRAKPTAAVDMPAAGSNVSNVPGMGDTVSNPQGLQKAVTEAPEPPGVPVTTEATPRTNFHSSVAFMFRKFKIIRPAPLPATAVPAAPTLAPAPAQPAPTPTPVPPGLQMLTQPLPMACFGLTLPSPPAVAMASPASAPAPAPSPAPAPAPAPAPVAGPSPASTPTMADSSEQHFTGLHASLCDAISGSVAHSPPEKLREWLATSGPWGRAAWQDCQGVQGLLGKLLSQLQSFVCTQQCPFPHVVRAGAIFVPIHLVKERLFPRLPPASVDHVLQEHRVELRPTTLSEERALRERALHGCTSRMLKLLALRQLPDIYPDLLGLQWRDCVRRQLGDFNTEPGSVPSSESTVAREEPGSLDLTWKSAAPKAKKPGRKPPTPGPEKAEATAAGGSRGASPTPAAGASLPGPTVKARFRSLLESAWLNGLALPTWGHKASGPDRTAPRPQLLGSQSHQL